One segment of Streptomyces sp. TG1A-8 DNA contains the following:
- a CDS encoding response regulator transcription factor gives MNDIRVLLAEDQGMMRGALALLLGMEDDIEVVAQVPDGDAIVDAVLVHRPDVALLDIELPGTSGLDAAARLRERAPDCRVLILTTFGRPGYLRRAMEAGAAGFLVKDGPVEELAAAVRRVLAGETVVDPALAAAALSAGPSPLTGRECEVLKASADGATVADVAARLHLSESTVRNYLSAAIGKTGTRNRAEAVREARQQGWL, from the coding sequence GTGAACGACATCCGAGTCCTGCTCGCCGAGGACCAGGGCATGATGCGCGGGGCCCTCGCCCTGCTGCTGGGCATGGAGGATGACATCGAGGTGGTCGCCCAGGTCCCGGACGGCGACGCGATCGTGGACGCCGTGCTCGTGCACCGGCCGGACGTGGCCCTGCTGGACATCGAACTCCCGGGCACCAGCGGCCTGGACGCGGCGGCGCGGCTGCGGGAGCGGGCGCCGGACTGCCGGGTGCTGATCCTGACCACCTTCGGCCGGCCCGGGTACCTGCGCCGGGCCATGGAGGCGGGAGCGGCCGGCTTCCTGGTCAAGGACGGGCCGGTGGAGGAACTGGCCGCGGCGGTGCGGCGCGTGCTGGCCGGCGAGACCGTGGTCGACCCGGCGCTGGCCGCGGCGGCGCTCAGCGCCGGGCCGAGCCCGCTGACGGGCCGTGAGTGCGAGGTGCTGAAGGCGTCGGCGGACGGGGCGACGGTCGCCGACGTCGCCGCGCGGCTCCACCTGTCCGAATCCACCGTCCGCAACTACCTCTCCGCGGCGATCGGCAAGACGGGGACCCGCAACCGGGCGGAGGCGGTACGGGAGGCCCGGCAGCAGGGATGGCTGTGA
- a CDS encoding MFS transporter, producing MTTMLEAADTAPPSARRATPPAWLVVALACAGQFLVVLDVSVVNVALPSMRADLALTPSGLQWVVNAYAIAFAGFMLLGGRAGDLYGRKRMFLVGLGLFTLASLGGGLAREGWELLLARAVQGLGAAVLAPATLTLLTAAVPEGPARARAIATWSAVGAGGGAAGGLVGGVLVDALSWRWVLLINVPVGAVVLAGSARRLVESRAGDRRRLDLPGALLVTAGLATLAYGIVQTEARGWTAAATLVPLCAGPALIGLFLLVQARTAAPLMPLGLLRRRAVASANAAMFVSGSAMFCMWYFMTLYAQNALGYGPLDAGLALVPSSLAVLAGSKAAPRLMRAAGARTVATAGTLVAAAGFGWQSTMSAHGAYVTGIMLPGVLMMLGAGLAGTPLASLATSGAAPGEAGLVSGLINTSRTMGGSLGLAVMSTVAAAGTGSATGAEALTRGYALAFRASAALLFGGAVLMAAWLPRRRPPAAAA from the coding sequence ATGACCACCATGCTGGAAGCCGCCGACACCGCGCCCCCGTCAGCCCGCCGTGCGACACCGCCCGCCTGGCTGGTGGTCGCGCTGGCCTGCGCCGGGCAGTTCCTGGTCGTCCTCGACGTGTCCGTGGTCAACGTGGCCCTGCCGTCGATGCGCGCCGATCTCGCCCTGACCCCGTCCGGCCTGCAGTGGGTGGTGAACGCCTACGCCATCGCCTTCGCCGGGTTCATGCTGCTCGGCGGCCGTGCGGGCGACCTCTACGGCCGCAAGCGGATGTTCCTGGTCGGGCTCGGCCTGTTCACCCTGGCCTCGCTCGGCGGCGGACTGGCCCGGGAGGGCTGGGAGCTGCTGCTGGCGCGGGCCGTGCAGGGACTGGGCGCGGCGGTGCTGGCGCCCGCGACGCTGACCCTGCTGACGGCGGCCGTGCCGGAGGGGCCGGCCCGGGCGCGGGCGATAGCCACCTGGTCCGCGGTGGGCGCAGGCGGCGGGGCCGCGGGCGGCCTGGTCGGCGGGGTGCTGGTCGACGCGCTGTCCTGGCGGTGGGTGCTGCTGATCAACGTGCCGGTGGGCGCGGTGGTGCTGGCCGGTTCCGCGCGCCGGCTGGTGGAGAGCCGCGCCGGGGACCGGCGGCGCCTGGACCTGCCGGGCGCGCTGCTGGTGACGGCGGGCCTGGCGACGCTCGCCTACGGCATCGTGCAGACGGAGGCGCGGGGGTGGACGGCCGCGGCCACGCTGGTGCCGCTGTGCGCCGGGCCGGCCCTGATCGGCCTCTTCCTGCTGGTGCAGGCGCGCACGGCGGCGCCGCTGATGCCGCTGGGCCTGCTGCGCAGGCGCGCGGTGGCGTCGGCCAACGCGGCCATGTTCGTCTCCGGCTCGGCGATGTTCTGCATGTGGTACTTCATGACGCTCTACGCCCAGAACGCGCTCGGCTACGGGCCGCTGGACGCCGGCCTCGCCCTGGTGCCCAGCTCGCTCGCCGTGCTGGCGGGCTCCAAGGCCGCCCCGCGCCTGATGCGCGCGGCCGGGGCGCGCACGGTGGCGACGGCCGGCACGCTGGTGGCCGCGGCCGGCTTCGGCTGGCAGTCGACGATGAGCGCGCACGGCGCGTACGTCACCGGGATCATGCTCCCGGGCGTGCTGATGATGCTGGGTGCGGGGCTGGCCGGCACCCCGCTGGCCTCGCTGGCCACGTCCGGCGCGGCACCGGGGGAGGCCGGGCTGGTCTCGGGACTCATCAACACCTCGCGCACGATGGGTGGTTCGCTCGGGCTCGCCGTCATGTCCACCGTCGCGGCGGCCGGCACGGGCAGCGCTACCGGCGCCGAGGCGCTGACGCGGGGCTACGCGCTCGCCTTCCGCGCGAGCGCGGCGCTGCTGTTCGGCGGGGCGGTGCTCATGGCGGCGTGGCTGCCGCGGAGGAGGCCGCCGGCCGCCGCCGCGTGA
- a CDS encoding MFS transporter gives MTHTTTDQPGRRASGAVVPVLAFAGIVVAVMQTLLVPVIKDLPQLLGTAPSNATWVLTSTLLSGAVATPIMGRLGDLYGKRRMLVLSLAVMVVGALVSALTSELLTMIVGRTLQGFAMGAIPLGIGLMRDMLPRERLGSAMALMSSSIGVGGGLALPAAALVAQHTDWHTLFYGAAGLGVLSIALTLLVVPESPMRARGSFDLLGAVGLSAGLVLLLLPVTKGSDWGWSSGTTLGLFAAAVVVLLLWGLLELRLKAPLVDLRTTARREVLLTNLASIMVGVSFYVVSLVLPQLLQLPAATGYGLGRSMVVAGLCVAPLGLTMMFTAPVYARLSARYGPRTTLITGLVIIAIGYGGGLGLMDAAWQTIVTSVVLGAGIGLAYSSLPALIVGAVPASETGAANGLNTLMRSIGTSVSSAVIGMVLADTADDVGGVAVPTMHGFRVSFLIATAAVAVGLLLAVFLPKTARRAQHTQLRASSEEEANLERAEQALRGFRGRVLDAGGAPVARAKVTLIDRRGRQAGATVSAEDGSYVLAVPAQGAYVLAARAAGHGPLASSATHAGDERAVELDLSLPGGAVTA, from the coding sequence ATGACGCACACGACGACCGACCAGCCCGGCCGGAGGGCGAGCGGCGCCGTGGTCCCGGTGCTCGCCTTCGCGGGCATCGTGGTCGCGGTGATGCAGACCCTGCTCGTGCCGGTCATCAAGGACCTGCCGCAACTGCTGGGCACCGCCCCCAGCAACGCCACCTGGGTCCTGACCTCGACGCTGCTGTCCGGTGCCGTGGCCACCCCGATCATGGGCCGGCTCGGCGACCTGTACGGCAAGCGCCGCATGCTCGTGCTCAGCCTCGCCGTGATGGTGGTCGGCGCCCTGGTCAGCGCGCTCACCAGCGAACTGCTCACCATGATCGTCGGCCGTACCCTCCAGGGCTTCGCCATGGGCGCGATACCCCTGGGCATCGGCCTGATGCGGGACATGCTGCCGCGCGAGCGGCTCGGCTCGGCGATGGCCCTGATGAGCTCTTCCATCGGCGTCGGCGGCGGTCTCGCGCTGCCCGCCGCGGCCCTGGTCGCCCAGCACACGGACTGGCACACCCTGTTCTACGGTGCCGCCGGCCTCGGCGTGCTCTCCATCGCCCTCACCCTCCTCGTGGTCCCCGAGTCCCCGATGCGCGCCCGGGGCTCCTTCGACCTGCTCGGCGCGGTGGGCCTGTCGGCCGGCCTGGTACTGCTCCTGCTGCCCGTCACCAAGGGCAGCGACTGGGGCTGGTCGTCCGGCACGACGCTCGGCCTGTTCGCCGCGGCCGTGGTCGTCCTGCTGCTGTGGGGCCTGCTGGAACTGCGCCTCAAGGCTCCCCTGGTCGACCTGCGCACCACCGCCCGCCGCGAGGTGCTGCTCACCAACCTCGCCTCGATCATGGTCGGCGTCAGCTTCTACGTCGTCTCGCTCGTCCTGCCCCAGCTGCTCCAGCTGCCCGCGGCCACCGGCTACGGCCTCGGCCGGTCCATGGTCGTCGCGGGCCTGTGCGTGGCCCCGCTGGGCCTGACCATGATGTTCACCGCGCCGGTCTACGCCCGCCTGTCCGCCCGCTACGGCCCGAGGACCACCCTCATCACCGGCCTCGTGATCATCGCGATCGGCTACGGCGGCGGCCTCGGCCTGATGGACGCGGCCTGGCAGACCATCGTCACCTCCGTCGTCCTCGGCGCCGGCATCGGCCTCGCCTACTCCTCCCTGCCCGCGCTGATCGTCGGCGCGGTCCCCGCCTCCGAGACCGGCGCCGCCAACGGCCTCAACACACTGATGCGGTCCATCGGCACGTCCGTCTCCAGCGCCGTCATCGGCATGGTGCTGGCCGACACGGCCGACGACGTCGGCGGGGTCGCGGTCCCGACCATGCACGGCTTCCGCGTCTCCTTCCTCATCGCCACGGCCGCCGTGGCCGTCGGCCTGCTCCTGGCGGTCTTCCTGCCGAAGACGGCCCGCCGGGCCCAGCACACCCAGCTGCGGGCGAGCAGCGAGGAGGAGGCCAACCTGGAGCGGGCCGAGCAGGCGCTGCGCGGCTTCCGGGGCCGGGTGCTGGACGCCGGCGGGGCCCCCGTCGCCCGCGCCAAGGTCACCCTGATCGACCGGCGGGGCCGCCAGGCGGGGGCCACCGTGTCCGCGGAGGACGGCAGCTACGTCCTCGCCGTCCCCGCGCAGGGCGCCTACGTCCTGGCCGCCAGGGCCGCCGGGCACGGTCCGCTGGCCTCCTCGGCGACCCACGCCGGCGACGAGCGGGCCGTCGAGCTGGACCTGTCGCTGCCCGGCGGGGCGGTCACCGCCTGA
- a CDS encoding N-acetylmuramoyl-L-alanine amidase, translating to MSYEGPRTDPPHSRRPRRSPLTVALAALVTGALLGWGVYEAVGDGGPGTPVRTASSPAASTAARETSPSGPAATEDGGRPDPARTASAPAGAGPLRGRVVVIDPGHNPGNVRHTAEINRSVDIGTNRKECDTTGTSTNAGYTEARFTLDVAHRLRALLEEQGATVRLTHDGDEPAWGPCVDERARIGNTARADAAVSIHADGSAPGNRGFHVIMPGPVHSGGADTRAIVGPSRALGERIAGHFLHATGEAPSNYLGSGTGLVTRTDLGGLNLSTVPKVFIECGNMRDSKDAAQLTSGAWRQKAAQGISEGIVSFLRESRAAGGSGRTAGSHGR from the coding sequence GTGTCGTACGAAGGCCCGCGGACCGATCCCCCGCACTCGCGCCGTCCCCGGCGCTCCCCGCTGACCGTGGCGCTGGCCGCGCTGGTGACCGGCGCACTGCTCGGCTGGGGGGTGTACGAGGCGGTGGGCGACGGCGGGCCGGGGACCCCGGTCCGCACCGCCTCCTCCCCGGCCGCCTCCACCGCGGCGCGCGAGACGTCGCCCTCGGGCCCCGCGGCCACGGAGGACGGCGGGCGGCCGGACCCCGCGCGCACGGCCTCCGCGCCCGCCGGAGCGGGACCGCTCAGGGGAAGGGTCGTGGTCATCGACCCGGGGCACAACCCAGGCAACGTCCGGCACACGGCCGAGATCAACCGCAGCGTGGACATCGGGACGAACCGCAAGGAGTGCGACACCACCGGGACGTCCACCAACGCCGGTTACACGGAGGCCCGGTTCACCCTCGACGTCGCCCACCGGCTGCGCGCCCTGCTGGAGGAGCAGGGCGCCACGGTGAGGCTGACCCACGACGGGGACGAGCCCGCCTGGGGTCCCTGCGTGGACGAGCGGGCGCGGATCGGCAACACCGCCCGCGCGGACGCGGCCGTCTCAATCCACGCCGACGGCTCGGCGCCCGGCAACCGCGGCTTCCACGTCATCATGCCGGGGCCCGTGCACTCCGGAGGGGCCGACACCCGCGCGATCGTCGGCCCCTCCCGCGCCCTGGGCGAGCGCATCGCCGGCCACTTCCTGCACGCCACCGGTGAGGCGCCCTCCAACTACCTCGGTTCGGGCACCGGCCTGGTCACGCGCACGGACCTGGGCGGTCTCAATCTGTCAACGGTTCCCAAGGTGTTCATCGAGTGCGGCAACATGCGCGATAGCAAGGACGCGGCACAACTGACCAGCGGCGCCTGGCGGCAGAAGGCGGCGCAGGGGATCTCCGAGGGAATCGTGAGTTTCCTGCGCGAGTCGCGAGCGGCGGGCGGATCCGGCCGTACAGCCGGCTCACACGGGCGCTAG
- a CDS encoding condensation domain-containing protein: protein MRISDIQRCEVRPGRLIEWTVSPATVAAAAVLPPDPRPPAYIQESHIRTARSVREDGMFVPTWLGTAFDLPGRADPDALERALRGWTLRHETLRSGFRWAGDDMHRFTLDEDDVSLHREVVGDFADAEVLVRYLQDRFDAAANALGWPNLIYAAVVRDDSVSVYMVFDHSNVDAYSLQRIPEEIRELYTAGTGARPVTGGSVGSYVDFCEQERANADGIDDTHAIVARWREFIGRCDGRLPEFPVDLGLRPGCALPAQKLVCEPLVDADAAAAFEAHCRPYGGSLVGILAATSLVVHELGGQPVYRTVVPLHTRLKSAWSDSVGWYVGGAPIEVPATRDFDSALATVRAELRANQALARIPLARVLRLLGADFRPTSPDMYSIVSYVDARGVPGSARWTERKAYGLIRVSYGDQVCAWVNRLHEGLWFACRHPDTDIARRNVRRYVEGLRDLIVSTPARGRLHVAEPALS from the coding sequence GTGCGAATTTCTGACATTCAGCGCTGTGAAGTCCGGCCCGGGCGACTCATCGAGTGGACGGTCAGTCCGGCGACCGTCGCGGCCGCAGCGGTGCTGCCGCCGGATCCGCGACCGCCGGCATACATCCAGGAGTCGCACATCAGGACGGCGCGGTCGGTGCGTGAGGACGGGATGTTCGTGCCGACCTGGCTGGGCACGGCGTTCGACCTGCCGGGCCGGGCCGATCCCGATGCGCTGGAGCGGGCGTTGCGCGGCTGGACGCTGCGGCACGAGACGCTGCGCAGCGGCTTCCGGTGGGCCGGCGACGACATGCACCGGTTCACGCTCGACGAGGACGACGTGTCGCTGCACCGGGAGGTGGTCGGTGACTTCGCCGATGCGGAGGTGCTGGTCCGGTACCTGCAGGACCGATTCGACGCCGCGGCGAACGCGCTCGGCTGGCCGAACCTCATCTACGCGGCGGTCGTCCGCGACGACTCCGTCAGTGTGTACATGGTCTTCGACCACAGCAACGTCGACGCCTACTCCCTCCAGCGCATCCCGGAGGAGATCCGCGAACTGTACACGGCGGGCACCGGCGCCCGGCCCGTCACCGGTGGGTCCGTGGGGAGTTACGTCGACTTCTGCGAGCAGGAGCGGGCCAACGCGGACGGCATCGACGACACGCACGCGATCGTCGCCCGCTGGCGGGAGTTCATCGGCCGGTGCGACGGGAGGCTTCCGGAGTTCCCCGTCGACCTCGGTCTGCGGCCCGGTTGCGCCCTGCCCGCCCAGAAGCTGGTGTGCGAGCCGCTCGTCGACGCGGACGCCGCCGCCGCGTTCGAGGCGCACTGCCGCCCCTACGGCGGCAGCCTGGTGGGCATCCTGGCGGCGACCAGTCTCGTCGTCCACGAGCTCGGCGGGCAGCCGGTCTACCGCACGGTCGTGCCGCTGCACACCCGGCTGAAGTCCGCGTGGTCGGACTCCGTGGGCTGGTACGTCGGCGGTGCGCCGATCGAGGTGCCCGCGACGCGGGACTTCGACAGCGCGCTCGCCACGGTCCGCGCCGAACTGCGGGCCAACCAGGCACTGGCGCGCATCCCGCTGGCCCGTGTACTGCGCCTGCTCGGCGCCGACTTCCGTCCGACCTCGCCCGACATGTACTCGATCGTCTCCTACGTGGACGCCCGCGGTGTTCCCGGCTCGGCCCGCTGGACGGAGAGGAAGGCGTACGGATTGATCCGGGTGTCGTACGGCGACCAGGTGTGCGCCTGGGTCAACCGGCTGCACGAGGGACTGTGGTTCGCCTGCCGCCACCCGGACACCGACATCGCCCGCAGGAACGTGCGGCGGTACGTCGAGGGACTGCGGGATCTGATCGTCTCCACGCCCGCCCGCGGTCGCCTCCACGTCGCGGAGCCGGCGCTGTCCTGA
- a CDS encoding class I SAM-dependent methyltransferase, translating into MPAAPKPEILAAFEAAKGFMPVEEGLALYAAAVEAGRLGLPLLEVGTYCGRSTVLLADAARGAGVTALTVDHHRGSEEQQPGWDYHDPETVDPETGLMDTLPMFRRTLYGAGLEEHVVALVGRSPRIAAVWNSPLGLVFVDGGHTDEHATADYEGWAPHVADGGLLVIHDVFPEPEDEFTGQAPYRVYLRALASGAFTETAVTGSLRVLRRTGAGI; encoded by the coding sequence ATGCCCGCGGCACCGAAGCCGGAGATCCTGGCCGCGTTCGAGGCGGCGAAGGGCTTCATGCCCGTCGAGGAGGGCCTCGCCCTGTACGCGGCCGCCGTGGAGGCGGGGCGGTTGGGGCTGCCGCTGCTGGAGGTCGGCACCTACTGCGGGCGCTCCACCGTCCTGCTCGCCGACGCCGCCCGCGGGGCCGGGGTCACCGCGCTGACCGTCGACCACCACCGGGGCAGCGAGGAGCAGCAGCCCGGCTGGGACTACCACGACCCCGAGACCGTCGACCCGGAGACCGGGCTGATGGACACGCTGCCCATGTTCCGCCGCACCCTGTACGGGGCGGGACTGGAGGAGCACGTGGTCGCGCTCGTCGGCCGCTCCCCCCGGATCGCCGCGGTCTGGAACTCCCCGCTCGGCCTCGTCTTCGTCGACGGCGGCCACACCGACGAGCACGCCACCGCCGACTACGAGGGCTGGGCGCCGCACGTCGCCGACGGGGGCCTGCTGGTGATCCACGACGTCTTCCCCGAGCCGGAGGACGAGTTCACCGGGCAGGCGCCGTACCGGGTGTACCTGCGGGCCCTGGCGTCCGGGGCGTTCACGGAGACGGCGGTGACCGGGTCGCTGCGCGTCCTGCGGCGAACGGGGGCGGGAATCTGA